One Campylobacter pinnipediorum subsp. caledonicus genomic window carries:
- a CDS encoding SDR family NAD(P)-dependent oxidoreductase: MKNTAFITGATSGFGEAIARRLNKEGYKIIALGRRKERLEKLASELNNVHIVPCDIRDKDSVFDAIKNLPDEFKDIEILVNNAGLALGQEAVIDASIDDFEVMIDTNIKGLIYVTKAVLPIMKNRKSGYIFNIGSVAGAWPYAGGNVYGATKSFVKQFSFNLRNDLKGLNIRVTEIAPGLCKTEFSEVRFRGDKAKSDAVYENTKFITADDISLIVSNCINMPASVNINTLEVMATTQTWAGFYFERD; this comes from the coding sequence ATGAAAAATACAGCTTTTATTACTGGCGCTACTTCAGGTTTCGGGGAAGCCATAGCTAGAAGATTAAACAAAGAAGGATATAAGATAATAGCGCTTGGAAGACGTAAAGAACGCCTTGAGAAACTTGCAAGTGAACTTAATAATGTTCATATCGTGCCTTGTGATATAAGAGATAAAGACTCTGTTTTTGATGCTATAAAAAATTTACCAGATGAATTTAAGGATATAGAAATTTTAGTAAATAATGCTGGTTTAGCACTTGGACAAGAGGCTGTAATTGATGCTAGTATTGATGATTTTGAGGTTATGATCGATACAAATATTAAAGGTCTTATCTATGTAACAAAGGCTGTTTTACCTATAATGAAAAATAGAAAAAGCGGTTATATTTTCAATATTGGTTCTGTTGCAGGAGCTTGGCCTTATGCTGGTGGTAATGTTTATGGAGCCACAAAATCTTTTGTAAAACAGTTTAGCTTCAACCTCAGAAATGATTTAAAAGGTCTTAATATAAGGGTTACTGAGATAGCTCCAGGGTTGTGTAAGACCGAGTTTAGCGAAGTTAGATTTAGAGGAGATAAAGCGAAGTCTGATGCTGTTTATGAAAATACGAAATTTATAACAGCTGATGATATATCGCTGATAGTTTCAAATTGTATTAATATGCCAGCAAGTGTCAATATAAACACTTTGGAGGTTATGGCTACAACTCAGACTTGGGCTGGATTTTATTTTGAGAGAGATTGA